The following are encoded in a window of Penaeus monodon isolate SGIC_2016 chromosome 9, NSTDA_Pmon_1, whole genome shotgun sequence genomic DNA:
- the LOC119577057 gene encoding acidic proline-rich protein PRP33-like has product MGDGEGFGTSADEGWGSEENWGSHTGESWHANTGENWGSHGAGESWHTNAGENWDAQPPSARAAKERTPGGDYGPRRGAGRGPPDAPSSREGTLNRRRPPRHEGTPARQSPARRPPPPRKPAQSAVNGN; this is encoded by the coding sequence ATGGGCGACGGCGAGGGCTTCGGGACGTCGGCGGACGAGGGCTGGGGCAGCGAGGAGAACTGGGGCTCGCACACGGGCGAGAGCTGGCACGCCAACACCGGCGAGAACTGGGGCTCGCACGGCGCCGGCGAGAGCTGGCATACCAACGCCGGTGAGAACTGGGACGCTCAGCCCCCGTCCGCGCGCGCCGCTAAGGAGCGCACGCCAGGCGGCGACTACGGGCCGCGTCGGGGCGCCGGCCGGGGACCCCCCGACGCGCCCTCCAGCCGCGAGGGCACGCTAAACCGTAGGCGGCCGCCTCGGCACGAGGGCACGCCCGCCAGGCAGTCCCCTGCCCGTCGCCCGCCCCCGCCTCGCAAGCCCGCGCAGTCGGCCGTGAACGGCAACTAG